The following proteins come from a genomic window of Yinghuangia sp. ASG 101:
- a CDS encoding GNAT family N-acetyltransferase has translation MEWTCRLIDLAHYAVETVEVQARAFGLTEDEMAIRRRIVQRHAEFPAVRALGAFGADGGLVGFGYGYPNLKDQWWSMIIEPYLARTGYADWLDDAFVVGELHVLPEWQGRGIGRTLLSLLCHGQDRARVLLSAVDEDTPARRLYYGVGFVDLAAPVLFPGNLRPYCVMGAELPLLVD, from the coding sequence ATGGAATGGACGTGCCGGCTGATCGACCTCGCGCACTACGCGGTCGAGACGGTCGAGGTGCAGGCCCGCGCGTTCGGGCTGACCGAGGACGAGATGGCGATCCGCCGCCGCATAGTGCAGAGGCACGCCGAATTCCCGGCGGTGCGCGCGCTCGGGGCGTTCGGCGCGGACGGGGGGCTGGTCGGATTCGGATACGGCTATCCGAATCTGAAGGACCAGTGGTGGAGCATGATCATCGAGCCGTACCTCGCCAGGACCGGGTACGCCGACTGGCTGGACGACGCCTTCGTGGTCGGCGAGTTGCACGTGCTGCCCGAGTGGCAGGGCCGCGGCATCGGGCGGACGCTGCTCAGCCTGCTCTGCCACGGCCAGGACCGCGCCCGCGTCCTGCTGTCGGCGGTCGACGAGGACACCCCGGCCCGCCGGCTGTACTACGGCGTCGGCTTCGTGGACCTCGCGGCGCCCGTGCTGTTCCCCGGCAATCTGCGCCCCTACTGCGTGATGGGTGCCGAACTGCCGCTTCTGGTCGACTGA
- a CDS encoding alpha/beta hydrolase, giving the protein MTTRCVAATAALLAVAAGPVVAGPADGTPVAPVRVPAGIAWGGCPADLPPTLECGTLDVPLDHAAPDGPTTTLGVAVARATGAKRGSILVNPGGPGGEGMWLAAAVQRALPADLRASYDIVGVDPRGNGHSSPIRCVDTETFDKAPKPDPVPRTAADEQALLARAKAYADGCAARAGHMLPHLGTVANAHDLDAVRAALGEPRISYLGWSYGTYLGAVYGQLYPRRVDRLILDSVVDPRPEGIWYGANLAQDIAFQARWRDFTDWAARHDDVLGLGARADAVQEAADHVLAGVRAAPAEGVVGPAEVSDMVSGALYDDGQWPELARALRSYLDGDPSRLTGLYTPPDAAAANSTAIYTAVECVDGPWPRDWAVWKRDADALHRTHPILTWSNTWLNAPCLFWPVPAHEPVRVDGRGLSGALLIQAARDPATPLAGAAAMRQSLPTARMVTVTGDGNHGVLVFDRNECVEDLAYAYLRDGALPATDRICAAGDEPEPGQGSAR; this is encoded by the coding sequence ATGACGACCCGGTGTGTCGCGGCCACGGCCGCACTGCTCGCCGTCGCGGCGGGGCCGGTGGTCGCCGGGCCCGCCGACGGCACCCCCGTCGCACCGGTCCGGGTGCCCGCCGGCATCGCGTGGGGCGGCTGCCCCGCGGATCTGCCCCCCACGCTGGAGTGCGGCACACTCGACGTCCCGCTCGACCACGCCGCGCCGGACGGGCCCACGACCACCCTCGGCGTCGCCGTCGCGCGGGCGACCGGTGCCAAGCGCGGGTCGATCCTGGTCAACCCCGGTGGCCCGGGCGGCGAGGGCATGTGGCTGGCCGCCGCGGTGCAGCGCGCCCTTCCGGCCGACCTGCGGGCGAGCTACGACATCGTCGGCGTCGACCCCCGCGGCAACGGGCACAGCTCGCCGATCCGGTGCGTCGACACCGAGACCTTCGACAAGGCCCCCAAACCCGACCCCGTCCCGCGGACCGCGGCCGACGAACAAGCGCTGCTGGCACGGGCCAAGGCGTACGCGGACGGCTGTGCCGCGCGGGCCGGGCACATGCTGCCGCACCTGGGGACGGTCGCCAACGCCCACGACCTCGATGCGGTCCGCGCCGCGCTCGGTGAACCGCGGATCAGCTACCTGGGCTGGTCGTACGGCACGTATCTCGGGGCGGTCTACGGCCAGTTGTACCCCCGACGCGTCGACCGCCTCATCCTCGACAGCGTCGTCGACCCGCGTCCCGAAGGCATCTGGTACGGCGCCAATCTCGCGCAGGACATCGCCTTCCAGGCGCGGTGGCGCGACTTCACCGACTGGGCGGCGCGCCACGACGATGTGCTGGGGCTCGGCGCGCGTGCCGACGCGGTCCAGGAGGCCGCCGACCACGTCCTGGCGGGTGTGCGCGCGGCGCCCGCCGAAGGGGTGGTCGGCCCGGCCGAGGTCTCCGACATGGTCAGCGGCGCGCTCTACGACGACGGGCAGTGGCCGGAGTTGGCGCGTGCGCTGCGCTCGTACCTCGACGGCGACCCGTCGCGCCTCACCGGGCTGTACACGCCGCCGGACGCCGCCGCGGCCAACTCGACCGCGATCTACACCGCGGTCGAGTGCGTGGACGGGCCCTGGCCCCGCGACTGGGCCGTGTGGAAACGCGACGCCGACGCACTGCACCGCACACACCCGATTCTCACGTGGTCCAACACGTGGCTGAACGCACCGTGCCTGTTCTGGCCGGTCCCGGCACACGAGCCGGTCCGCGTCGACGGGCGGGGACTCTCCGGTGCGCTGCTCATCCAGGCCGCCCGCGACCCGGCGACGCCGTTGGCCGGCGCCGCGGCGATGCGGCAGTCGCTCCCGACGGCGCGGATGGTCACCGTGACCGGTGACGGGAACCACGGAGTCCTGGTCTTCGACCGGAACGAGTGTGTCGAGGACCTCGCCTACGCCTACCTGCGAGACGGCGCGCTGCCCGCGACCGACCGGATCTGCGCGGCCGGGGACGAGCCGGAACCCGGTCAGGGGAGCGCCCGGTGA
- the rimP gene encoding ribosome maturation factor RimP, translating into MSTQRDRLRRLLEPVASRAGVDLEDVSVTPAGKRRVLRVVVDADGGVDLDGVAAVSRGMSDALDASDVMGSMPYQLEVGTPGVDRPLTAERHWRRARGRLVAVRSADGVATTGRVTDADADGVELDVDGTPRRLAYDEIAKATVQVEFNRKDTGSDGVVPDADDAEGADDDMNEEA; encoded by the coding sequence ATGAGCACCCAGAGGGACCGGCTGCGGAGGTTGCTGGAGCCCGTCGCGTCACGTGCCGGGGTCGACCTGGAGGACGTCTCCGTCACCCCGGCCGGCAAGCGCCGTGTGCTGCGGGTCGTGGTGGACGCGGACGGCGGGGTGGACCTCGACGGCGTCGCGGCGGTGAGCCGCGGGATGTCCGACGCGCTGGACGCGTCCGATGTGATGGGCAGCATGCCGTACCAACTGGAGGTCGGCACCCCCGGCGTCGACCGCCCGCTCACCGCGGAGCGCCACTGGCGCCGCGCGCGGGGTCGGCTGGTGGCGGTCCGGTCGGCCGACGGGGTCGCGACGACCGGCCGGGTGACCGACGCCGACGCCGACGGCGTGGAACTCGACGTGGACGGCACCCCGCGGCGGCTCGCGTACGACGAGATCGCGAAGGCGACGGTGCAGGTCGAGTTCAACCGCAAGGACACCGGCTCCGACGGCGTCGTCCCGGACGCGGACGACGCCGAGGGCGCCGACGACGACATGAACGAGGAGGCGTAG
- the ispG gene encoding flavodoxin-dependent (E)-4-hydroxy-3-methylbut-2-enyl-diphosphate synthase, which produces MTAITLGMPSLPNRPISARRRSRRIMVGTVPVGGDAPVSVQSMTTTLTSDVNATLQQIAELTASGCQIVRVAVPSQDDADALPAIASKSKIPVIADIHFQPKYVFAAIDAGCAAVRVNPGNIKAFDDKVGEIAKAASAAGTPIRIGVNAGSLDKRLLAKHGRATPEALVESALWECSLFEEHGFRDIKISVKHNDPVVMIEAYRQLAERCDYPLHLGVTEAGPAFQGTIKSAVAFGALLSQGIGDTIRVSLSAPPVEEVKVGTQILESLGLRERGLEIVSCPSCGRAQVDVYKLADQVTAGLDGLKVPLRVAVMGCVVNGPGEAREADLGVASGNGKGQIFVKGQVIKTVKESQIVETLIEEALILAEQMQKDGVISGDPVVEIS; this is translated from the coding sequence ATGACCGCGATCACTCTCGGAATGCCTTCCCTGCCGAATCGGCCGATCTCCGCGCGCCGCCGTTCGCGGCGGATCATGGTCGGCACCGTGCCGGTGGGCGGCGACGCTCCCGTCTCGGTTCAGTCGATGACCACCACGCTCACCTCGGACGTCAACGCCACGCTCCAGCAGATCGCCGAACTGACGGCGTCCGGCTGCCAGATCGTCCGCGTCGCGGTCCCCTCGCAGGACGACGCCGACGCCCTTCCGGCGATCGCGAGCAAGTCCAAGATCCCGGTGATCGCCGACATCCACTTCCAGCCCAAGTACGTCTTCGCCGCGATCGACGCGGGCTGCGCCGCCGTCCGCGTCAACCCCGGCAACATCAAGGCGTTCGACGACAAGGTGGGCGAGATCGCGAAGGCCGCGTCGGCGGCCGGGACGCCCATCCGCATCGGCGTCAACGCCGGTTCGCTCGACAAGCGGCTGCTCGCCAAGCACGGACGGGCCACGCCCGAGGCGCTGGTGGAGTCCGCGCTGTGGGAGTGCTCGCTGTTCGAGGAGCACGGGTTCCGGGACATCAAGATCTCGGTGAAGCACAACGACCCGGTCGTGATGATCGAGGCCTACCGGCAGCTCGCCGAGCGCTGCGACTACCCCCTGCACCTGGGCGTGACCGAGGCCGGGCCCGCCTTCCAGGGCACGATCAAGTCCGCCGTCGCGTTCGGAGCGCTGCTCTCGCAGGGGATCGGTGACACCATCCGCGTGTCGCTGTCCGCGCCGCCCGTCGAAGAGGTGAAGGTCGGCACCCAGATCCTGGAGTCCCTCGGGCTGCGCGAACGCGGCCTGGAGATCGTGTCGTGCCCGTCGTGCGGCCGGGCGCAGGTCGACGTCTACAAGCTCGCCGACCAGGTGACCGCCGGTCTCGACGGGCTCAAGGTGCCGCTGCGGGTCGCGGTCATGGGCTGCGTCGTCAACGGCCCCGGCGAGGCCCGCGAGGCGGACCTCGGCGTCGCGTCCGGCAACGGCAAGGGCCAGATCTTCGTCAAGGGCCAGGTCATCAAGACCGTCAAGGAATCGCAGATCGTCGAGACGCTCATCGAGGAGGCGCTGATCCTCGCCGAGCAGATGCAGAAGGACGGGGTGATCTCCGGCGACCCGGTCGTCGAGATCAGCTGA
- a CDS encoding alpha/beta hydrolase, with the protein MLVFNFGGPGARAVGSAAAFARVLPEPVRRAYDIVGFDLRGRGTSSRLDCLDMVTYAKVPKPDTSLVTPAGQRAIGEAARVFAEGCEADAPELLPYLTTRQIAGDLDLVRAAFGEEEINYVGYSYGTYLGAVYAQLHPDRVRRMVLDSIVDPTRVWYPVGLDQARAFWSRWRDWAEWTAGHDAAYGLGTTRDAVLAAWDDAREAVAATPVGGEFGGTEFDAVTLMNLYSDRQWPRLSAALAAYRADGDAGPLRALTGTPTSEDENTDSVFHAVTCADAPAPDELAVFTADTVRLKAAYGHLGASIAAAGPCLHLQSNTRPPVRIGGDDLPPMLLIQGDRDPATPYSGALRVRRAVPASRLVTVEGSGNHGQFVGGGECVDGTATAYLARGELPDADTTCPALPPPEPASRAGGPEETRAAPHFALPDHASGTAAFG; encoded by the coding sequence ATCCTCGTCTTCAACTTCGGCGGCCCCGGAGCGCGCGCGGTCGGCAGCGCCGCGGCGTTCGCCCGAGTGCTGCCCGAACCGGTGCGGCGGGCGTACGACATCGTCGGCTTCGACCTGCGCGGGCGCGGTACCAGCAGCCGTCTCGACTGCCTGGACATGGTCACCTACGCCAAGGTTCCGAAGCCGGACACCTCGCTCGTCACCCCGGCCGGCCAGCGCGCGATCGGCGAGGCGGCCCGCGTGTTCGCCGAGGGCTGCGAGGCCGACGCGCCGGAACTGCTCCCGTACCTGACGACCCGCCAGATCGCCGGCGACCTCGACCTCGTCCGTGCGGCGTTCGGCGAGGAGGAGATCAACTACGTCGGCTACTCCTACGGCACCTACCTGGGGGCGGTCTACGCACAACTGCATCCGGACCGGGTGCGGCGCATGGTGCTCGACAGCATCGTCGACCCGACCCGGGTGTGGTACCCGGTCGGCCTCGACCAGGCGCGCGCGTTCTGGTCGCGGTGGCGGGACTGGGCGGAGTGGACGGCCGGGCACGACGCCGCGTACGGGCTCGGCACCACCCGCGACGCGGTGCTCGCGGCCTGGGACGACGCGCGCGAGGCGGTGGCCGCGACGCCGGTCGGCGGCGAATTCGGCGGCACCGAGTTCGACGCGGTGACCCTCATGAACCTCTACTCGGACCGCCAGTGGCCCCGCCTCTCCGCCGCGCTCGCCGCCTACCGCGCCGACGGCGACGCCGGGCCACTCCGCGCGCTGACGGGGACGCCCACGTCCGAGGACGAGAACACCGACTCGGTGTTCCACGCCGTCACCTGCGCGGACGCCCCCGCTCCCGACGAACTCGCGGTCTTCACCGCCGACACCGTGCGCCTCAAGGCCGCGTACGGCCACCTCGGGGCGAGCATCGCCGCCGCGGGGCCCTGCTTGCATCTGCAGAGCAACACCCGGCCGCCGGTACGGATCGGGGGCGACGACCTGCCGCCCATGCTGCTGATCCAGGGCGACCGCGACCCGGCGACGCCGTATTCGGGCGCGCTGCGCGTGCGCCGGGCCGTCCCGGCGTCGCGACTGGTGACCGTCGAAGGCAGCGGCAACCACGGCCAGTTCGTCGGCGGAGGGGAATGCGTCGACGGGACGGCCACCGCGTACCTGGCACGCGGCGAGCTTCCGGACGCCGACACCACGTGCCCCGCCCTGCCACCGCCCGAGCCGGCTTCCCGCGCCGGCGGGCCCGAGGAGACCCGCGCCGCACCGCACTTCGCACTGCCCGACCACGCCTCGGGGACAGCCGCGTTCGGGTGA
- the nusA gene encoding transcription termination factor NusA, with amino-acid sequence MDIDMSALRSLEREKEIKLDRLVEAIESALLTAYHHTPGSRTRARVELDKSSGHVTVWAAETDETGATMREYDDTPHDFGRIAATTAKQVILQRLRDAEEEVTFGEYAGREGDIVSGVVQQGKDPRNVMVDLGKVEAILPHAEQVPGERYDHGLRLRAYVVTVRRGPKGPSIGLSRTHPNLVRKLFALEVPEIADGSVEIASIAREAGHRTKMAVYSTRAGLNAKGACIGPMGARVRAVMAELHGEKIDIVDWSDDPAEMVANALSPARVSHVEIVDLGARSARVTVPDYQLSLAIGKEGQNARLAARLTGWRIDIRPDTEGEPSGGRPGAGEGRAEPRGGGER; translated from the coding sequence GTGGACATCGACATGAGCGCCCTGCGCTCGCTCGAACGCGAGAAGGAAATCAAGCTCGACCGCCTGGTGGAGGCAATCGAATCGGCGCTTCTCACGGCGTACCACCACACCCCCGGCAGTCGGACGCGGGCCCGCGTCGAACTGGACAAGTCCAGCGGCCACGTGACCGTGTGGGCGGCCGAGACCGACGAGACCGGCGCGACCATGCGCGAGTACGACGACACCCCGCACGACTTCGGGCGCATCGCCGCGACCACCGCCAAACAGGTGATTCTGCAGCGCCTGCGCGACGCCGAGGAGGAGGTGACCTTCGGCGAGTATGCGGGCCGGGAGGGCGACATCGTCTCGGGCGTCGTCCAGCAGGGCAAGGACCCGCGCAACGTCATGGTCGACCTCGGCAAGGTCGAGGCGATCCTGCCGCACGCCGAGCAGGTCCCCGGCGAGCGCTACGACCACGGGCTGCGCCTGCGCGCCTACGTCGTCACGGTGCGCCGCGGCCCGAAGGGCCCGTCGATCGGTCTCTCGCGGACCCACCCCAACCTGGTGCGCAAGCTGTTCGCGCTGGAGGTTCCGGAGATCGCGGACGGCTCGGTGGAGATCGCCTCGATCGCACGCGAGGCCGGGCACCGGACCAAGATGGCGGTCTATTCGACGCGGGCGGGGCTCAACGCCAAGGGCGCGTGCATCGGCCCGATGGGCGCGCGCGTCCGGGCGGTGATGGCCGAATTGCACGGCGAGAAGATCGACATCGTCGACTGGTCGGACGACCCGGCCGAGATGGTCGCCAACGCGCTGTCGCCCGCACGGGTGAGTCATGTGGAGATCGTGGACCTCGGCGCGCGTTCGGCGCGCGTCACCGTGCCCGACTACCAGCTGTCGCTGGCGATCGGCAAGGAAGGCCAAAACGCCCGGCTGGCGGCCCGTCTCACGGGGTGGCGGATCGACATCCGGCCGGACACCGAGGGCGAGCCATCCGGCGGGCGCCCGGGGGCGGGCGAGGGAAGGGCCGAGCCGCGTGGGGGCGGGGAGCGGTAG
- a CDS encoding GNAT family N-acetyltransferase has translation MLSSASSKVLDGADLPAILDLLGRDPVTNVFVASRVHLAGADPWRLGGELWGYYESGRLASLCYAGANLVPVEAGPEAIRSFADRARRQGRRCSSIVGPADAAANLWGLLEPIWGPARDVRPVQPLMVATEPSRTVTPDPRVRRVRRDEIDTVMPACVAMFTEEVGVSPLAGDGGALYRARVAELVNSGRAFARIEDGRVVFKAEIGAVTPHACQIQGVWVAPERRGEGLSEIGMAAVLDFALREIAPIASLYVNSYNTPARAAYRRVGFAETGAFMSVLF, from the coding sequence GTGCTCAGCTCGGCTTCCTCCAAGGTGCTCGACGGGGCCGACCTGCCCGCGATTCTCGATCTGCTGGGACGCGACCCGGTCACCAACGTGTTCGTCGCCTCCCGGGTGCACCTGGCCGGAGCCGACCCGTGGCGCCTCGGCGGGGAGCTGTGGGGCTACTACGAGAGCGGCCGGCTCGCGTCGCTGTGCTACGCGGGGGCCAATCTGGTGCCGGTGGAGGCCGGGCCCGAGGCCATAAGGTCGTTCGCCGACCGCGCGCGGCGGCAGGGGCGCCGGTGCTCGTCGATCGTCGGGCCGGCCGACGCCGCCGCGAACCTGTGGGGCCTGCTGGAGCCCATCTGGGGGCCGGCCCGCGACGTGCGGCCCGTGCAACCTTTGATGGTCGCCACCGAGCCCTCCCGCACCGTCACGCCGGACCCCCGCGTACGGCGCGTGCGCCGCGACGAGATCGACACCGTGATGCCCGCGTGCGTCGCGATGTTCACCGAGGAGGTCGGCGTCAGCCCGCTGGCCGGCGACGGAGGCGCGCTCTACCGCGCGCGGGTCGCCGAACTGGTCAACTCCGGAAGGGCGTTCGCCCGTATCGAGGACGGCCGGGTGGTGTTCAAGGCGGAGATCGGCGCCGTGACGCCGCACGCGTGCCAGATCCAGGGAGTCTGGGTCGCTCCCGAACGACGCGGCGAGGGGCTGTCGGAGATCGGCATGGCGGCCGTCCTGGATTTCGCGCTGCGTGAGATCGCCCCGATCGCGAGCCTGTACGTCAACAGCTACAACACGCCCGCCCGCGCCGCGTACCGCCGCGTCGGCTTCGCCGAGACAGGCGCGTTCATGAGCGTGCTGTTCTGA
- a CDS encoding ferritin-like domain-containing protein: protein MTNPSPSGSASKESPLVQALQALLDAEHAAVYGYGVVGARSDGPARDRARTAYDAHRNRRDAVEELIVRQGGRPRASAPAYGLPFAVASGGDAARLAAHLEDGVCAHLADVVASAEGEARKAAATWLREAAFAGTEWGGTAAAFPGLPERAAPGSAASGAATPAEAAADPGRTS from the coding sequence GTGACCAACCCCTCGCCCAGTGGCTCCGCGAGTAAGGAGAGCCCGCTCGTACAGGCCCTCCAGGCGCTTCTGGACGCCGAGCACGCGGCCGTGTACGGCTACGGCGTGGTCGGCGCCCGGTCCGACGGCCCCGCGCGGGACCGCGCGCGCACGGCCTACGACGCCCACCGGAACCGCCGCGACGCGGTGGAGGAGCTGATCGTGCGGCAGGGCGGGCGTCCCCGTGCGTCCGCTCCCGCGTACGGCCTGCCGTTCGCGGTCGCCAGCGGAGGCGATGCCGCGCGTCTGGCCGCACACCTCGAGGACGGCGTCTGCGCCCATCTCGCCGACGTGGTGGCGTCCGCCGAGGGCGAGGCGCGCAAGGCCGCCGCGACCTGGCTGCGGGAGGCGGCGTTCGCGGGTACGGAGTGGGGCGGCACGGCCGCCGCCTTCCCCGGGCTGCCGGAGCGCGCCGCCCCCGGCTCGGCGGCGTCCGGCGCGGCGACACCCGCCGAAGCCGCGGCGGACCCGGGCCGGACGTCGTGA
- a CDS encoding aminoglycoside phosphotransferase family protein, with protein MTSPVEVPDRLVRTAVRWCGEEAARPWLAALPEVASEYLDRWGLTHERTVLPGGALSLTLLVRRADGTPATLKLGFVDRYTAHEAEALTMWAGHGAVRLLDADVPRGALLLERLQPDVSLRSLPEDRAMLEAVEVLRHLWIAPPDDCGIDLVADRAEVWTRSIPRRHAALGGPCPKALVDEAVSLCSGLAASQPSAVVLHADCHHGNILAAERAKWLAIDPRPMLGEPAFDLGALVRDRLTTVVAETRPQAVVRRRVTWLADSLDLDAERVRGWALVQALALGLWCVSAGDPAGEDLLSVAEWLA; from the coding sequence GTGACGTCGCCGGTCGAGGTCCCCGACAGACTGGTCCGCACGGCGGTCCGCTGGTGCGGCGAGGAGGCCGCGCGCCCCTGGCTGGCGGCGCTGCCCGAGGTTGCGTCGGAGTATCTGGACCGGTGGGGCCTGACCCACGAACGCACGGTCCTGCCCGGCGGGGCGCTGAGTCTGACGCTGCTGGTGCGCCGCGCCGACGGGACCCCGGCGACGCTCAAGCTGGGCTTCGTCGACCGCTACACGGCGCACGAGGCGGAGGCGCTGACGATGTGGGCGGGCCACGGTGCCGTCCGCCTGCTCGACGCGGACGTCCCGCGCGGCGCGCTGCTGTTGGAGCGGCTGCAACCCGACGTCTCGCTGCGCTCGCTGCCCGAGGACCGGGCGATGCTGGAGGCCGTCGAGGTGCTGCGGCACTTGTGGATCGCGCCGCCGGACGACTGCGGGATCGACCTGGTCGCGGACCGCGCGGAGGTCTGGACCCGGTCCATTCCCCGGCGCCACGCGGCTCTCGGCGGGCCGTGCCCGAAGGCGCTCGTCGACGAGGCGGTGAGCCTCTGCTCCGGACTCGCGGCGTCGCAGCCCTCGGCCGTCGTCCTCCACGCCGATTGCCACCACGGCAACATCCTGGCCGCCGAACGGGCCAAGTGGCTGGCGATCGACCCCCGGCCGATGCTCGGCGAACCGGCGTTCGACCTGGGGGCGCTGGTCCGCGACCGGCTCACCACCGTGGTCGCGGAGACGCGTCCGCAGGCCGTGGTCCGGCGCCGGGTGACCTGGCTGGCCGACTCCCTCGACCTGGACGCCGAACGGGTGCGGGGCTGGGCGCTGGTGCAGGCGCTCGCGCTGGGCCTGTGGTGCGTCTCGGCGGGCGATCCGGCGGGCGAGGACCTGCTGTCGGTCGCCGAATGGCTTGCCTGA
- a CDS encoding YlxR family protein codes for MSGRTRATPCPPTRKRQASPEGVGPVRTCVGCRARAAKADLVRVVAVEGECVPDPAGTLPGRGAHVHHDPECLARAERRKAFPRALRVSGPLDTERLHAVVVPR; via the coding sequence ATGTCTGGTCGGACGCGGGCTACGCCATGCCCTCCTACACGCAAGCGACAGGCTTCGCCCGAAGGGGTGGGGCCGGTGCGCACCTGTGTCGGATGCAGGGCCCGCGCCGCCAAGGCCGACTTGGTGCGGGTCGTCGCGGTCGAGGGCGAGTGTGTCCCCGACCCGGCCGGCACCTTGCCCGGGCGCGGTGCGCATGTGCATCACGACCCGGAATGTCTTGCCCGAGCGGAACGCCGGAAGGCGTTCCCGCGGGCGTTGCGTGTGAGCGGGCCGTTGGACACGGAGCGGTTGCACGCGGTGGTGGTGCCGCGATGA